A genomic region of Manihot esculenta cultivar AM560-2 chromosome 15, M.esculenta_v8, whole genome shotgun sequence contains the following coding sequences:
- the LOC110600931 gene encoding 39S ribosomal protein L47, mitochondrial — translation MFTTRFFGRTLFAAVKSETSAAAAATGYARNPLEEFFQADRSQDKPVGYGRSWKASELRLKSWDDLHKLWYVLLKEKNMLMTQRQMLHSQNLKFSNPERLPKVRKSMCRIKQVLNERAIEEPDARRSAEMRRMINGL, via the exons ATGTTTACCACAAGATTTTTTGGGAGAACTCTCTTTGCTGCAGTTAAATCTGAAACTTCTGCAGCGGCAGCAGCTACTGGGTATGCTCGTAACCCTCTTGAGGAGTTCTTCCAGGCAGATAGGAGCCAGGATAAACCTGTTGGCTATG GTCGAAGTTGGAAAGCTTCTGAACTGCGCCTGAAGTCTTGGGATGATCTTCATAAGCTGTGGTATGTTTTATTAAAGGAGAAAAACATGCTGATGACTCAACGCCAGATGCTTCATTCCCAGAACCTAAAATTCTCAAATCCAGAACGTTTGCCCAAG GTGAGGAAGTCAATGTGTCGAATCAAGCAAGTACTTAATGAGAGAGCGATTGAGGAGCCAGATGCCAGGAGGTCTGCTGAGATGAGGAGGATGATAAATGGTCTGTGA